Genomic segment of Peribacillus frigoritolerans:
GTATTATATTTGGACTCCGCCACACCAGAAAGACATGTGAACTCAACTTGAAATTCCTTATGGTTGTATCGCTCTTCCTTTTCAATCGAAAAATTTCCATCACATGTGACTAACCATCTTTTATATGGCTCAAATGTATTGGAAATATAATAAGGTTCATCTCTTACCAATAATCTATAAACTTCACTTCTCCACAAATAAAATTGTTGAGGGATTACTGATTTTATAAGCAGTTTTACAGGTATTGCCCTTTCCTTGTAGACTACTTTTTTATGGTTTGTTTGGACTAATCCACTTTTGCCTGGTATGGACTGGACATCCCTTTCGACGATGGGTGCAGGTGGGCTAATTGATAGGAGATTTACTTTTGGTAATAACTCACTCAATTTCTGTTCACCGTTTCCATAATCGATTATCAAGTCATACTCTCCCATCACCTAACCCCCATGTTAAAAGATTTACTTTTTAATACATTCGTACTGCGATTATCAAGCACCCGTCCGACCTGGTCTTTGCCAAGATAAATGTCTCCTGTTTTTTCCGAAATAATCCTCAATAAATTAGCTATCTCTTTAGAAAGAATTTCATTTTGCCGTAATGTCGCATTTAATAATTGGCTCATGACTGAATCGTTGCTACTACCTCCACGTACATTCGGCAATTGATTAGGTCGCTTATTTCCACTGTCAATTTTCTTTCCTGCTAAAGCCAATAGCTTCATCGCGTCTGTTCGCTTACTCGGATCAGTAGGGATAACAAACTCTGGCCATCCACCCTCTGCTAATTCATACATGCCAGCATTATTAATCAACCCGCCTGTTTCATATCCATGGCCATGACCCACATATTTAAGCATGCTTGAGCCATAACGTGATTTAGCGTAGTTCATACCTGCAAGCAAGCTGTCTAAGCCGTTCATTTGGTTCTTGTGACCTGGGAATGCATAGGCCCTAAATGTTGGTGGGATTACCTGGACGAGTCCACGAGCCAAATTTCCAGAGTAATAATTGACATCTTTTACAGCTGTTGATTGGATAGCTTTTTCATTACCGCCCGATTCAGACTTGATTTGCCTTAACCATGCGTTAATATAAGCTTCAGTTACAGGAAGACCGTTCATTCCTAAAGCCTTCATGACAGTTCCACGCCATCTTTCAACTCCACTGCCAACAGGTGCCGCACTTCCACCTGAACCTATCAAATCCTCCATTTTATTCTTAACAATACCTGTGGATTTATCTTTGAGAAAATCCAATGTTCCACTTCCGAGTTTTCCTAACGCACCACTAAACCCAGAAAAGAAAACACCAAACTTTTCAAATACTTTTCCCATAAGCTTTTTAGGGTCAGATATATAACTCCATACATCAAGTCCTATATCTTTTACTTTGGAAACTGTTTGGCTTAGGATATTCCCTTTTGAGCCTTCCCCTTTCACACCTTTTTTATAGGCAGGCAATCCTGCTTTTAAAAGCTGTTTACTTTGCTGGTAAGGTAAAACCTCTGTCCCTCTAGGAATGTTCATTAATGTGGCTCTTCCTGGTGATAATCCCACAAAACCATCTGGTGTTCGGAAAAGTTCTGGACCTAAACCATCACCTAAAATGGCTGGACCTCCAGGATGGAACGGAGTCCCTTTTGCGTATTTTGCAGGGCCACCTCTTTTGTTTACACCGCTTGATGATCCACCACCAGTTGGGTTCCAATCGGGAATCTCAAAATCAATCCCTATTTTACCCATAACCCAGTTGATTCCGTCAGTTAAACTATTAACCTTTTTCGCCAAAGCTCCGGCCATACTACCTATACCATCTATTAATCCGTTGATAATAGCTTTTCCGGTACTTCTTAAATCAATATCTTTAAAGAAACCAATGATATTTTTCATGATTCCAAGGGCTGTTTTCTTAATGGCCTTCCAGGCTCCGTCCCAATCGCCACGAATTAAAGCTAGAATTGTACGGATTATTCCTAAAATTAAGGTAAGCCC
This window contains:
- a CDS encoding phage tail domain-containing protein → MGEYDLIIDYGNGEQKLSELLPKVNLLSISPPAPIVERDVQSIPGKSGLVQTNHKKVVYKERAIPVKLLIKSVIPQQFYLWRSEVYRLLVRDEPYYISNTFEPYKRWLVTCDGNFSIEKEERYNHKEFQVEFTCLSGVAESKYNTESAYNLSKERFGIGMNIPNEDLVYLFEDSNAQIPYQFRVYNGGDIRLYTTEHDFEVELTLTGKDVKISNRNTGEYLIINETLTNAQVVIFRQYITVNGKIAKTTGRFPSLLPGYNLMEVSGASQKSIKFNTRFYYK